ACTTGTGTAATTTGAAGTAATCTGTCTGCCTTCTTCATCCCAGCCAAGTTGCAGTGCGCGTTGGCGGTAATTGAATGATTTAACATGACTGTCTATCTCCAAAGTATAACGAGCGATATCAGGAATGTCTGTTTTTTCCCAATCAACAATATAAAATTGAACGAGACTAGCAACCGTTTCTGGGCTCACGTTAGCATTGTATTCAACAAAGATGCGCTCTTGGAGTACAACTGTAAAATCGGGTCGTTTGGGTTTTTGAGTGATGTACCAAGCCAGCGCAACCACAATAATTAATGTGCTTGAACTTAAGAAAATACAAAGTCGTTTATGTTTCATATGCATCCTCTATGCGATCATTAAAGCCAAACATTTCTATACTAAAAAAAACGATACAAGACCGTTTAATTCAATGTGATTGCATCGCTATTTTTCAAACGTTTTCCATAGTAAAGTGTCAGTAGCACAACGATAAATTGCAAGATTAAAAAGGGTCCAAAAGAGGAAGGGATAATTGGTAAAACCATCATATAGAGAAGGTATGTTGCACCAATTATGATGGCGAGTTCAATTAGAACAACACCTTTTTTCTTGTCCATCTTTAAGGGAATTTCCAAGAAAATAATTGCGACTGTCAAACCATAAAGGACACTTGCGAGAGTCATCAAGATTAGGACCCAAGAACCCATACCTAAGAGGGTGGTGTTTAAAAACCATTGTAAGGCGATAAATGTTAGTGTTATGAGAATAACACTGAAGTATTTCTTTTTCATACGGACCTCCGTTTTAAGAATTATACCATATTAGATTTTGTAAATATCGCAAAGTATGCTAATCTTGAACCATTAAATATGTCTAGGTGATGTGAGGTAAATTATGAAATACGATTATTTAGTTGTGGGAGCAGGTCCCTTTGGATCGATATTCGCATATGAAGCAACAAAACGCGGCAAGCGTGTTTTGGTTATCGATAAACGTGAACATGTTGGTGGAAATCTTTATTGTAAGCCCATTGCGGGTATTAATGTTCACTGGTATGGTGCGCATATCTTTCATACCAGCAACAAAAGCGTATGGGACTATGTAAATCAATTTGCGACGTTTAATCATTTTACAAATGCGCCACTCGCCAACTACAAGGGAACATTGCTTAACTTGCCTTTTAACATGAACACTTTCAATCGATTATGGGGTGTTAACACGCCTGAGCAAGCAAAACAGATAATTGCTGAACAACGTAAGAATTATGGTGTGTCAAATCCGAAAAACTTGGAAGAGCAGGCAATAAATTTAGTTGGCTTGGATATTTATGAAAAACTGATAAAGGGATATACGGAGAAACAATGGGGTAGACCGTGCACAGAATTGCCTGCTTTTATTATTAAGCGTCTACCGGTTCGGTATACCTTTGACAACAATTACTTCACGGACATTTACCAAGGGATTCCTGTCGGAGGATACAATGTCCTGTTTGATAAATGGTTGAAAGATATTGATGTTACATTAAATGCGGATTACTTTGAGAATCGGACGATGTATGAGGGGATGGCAGAGAAAATAATATTTACAGGAATGATCGACCAGTATTATGACTATGAATTTGGGGAATTAGAATATCGAAGCTTGCGATTTGAACATGAACTCTTGGAAAGTGACAATTACCAAGGCAATGCAGTGATAAACTACACGGATCGTGAAACAGAATTTACGCGAATCATAGAGCATAAGCACTTTGAGTTTGGACAGGCACCAAAAACTGTAATCACACGTGAATATCCCCAAGACTATACCAAGGATGTTGAACCCTACTATCCAATTAACGATGCGCTGAATAATGAAATCTATGAAAAATACCGCCAAAAAGCTGAAAAAGAGGCGCACGTAATTTTCGGAGGACGGTTGGGACAGTACCGTTATTTTGACATGCATCATATTATCGAAAATGTCTTAAAGCTTGTTGACACTGAATTTGACAATCAATAGGTCCTTTTCTATAATGAAAAAAAGCAGTGAAAGCAGGAGTCGTAATGAAATTACTTAGTATTGTGGTACCGTGTTATAACTCGCAAGAATACATGAGTGTGAGTATTGATTCACTCTTAATGGGTGATGATCGGATAGAAATAATTATTGTGAACGATGGTTCAACGGATGATACTGCAAGGATTGCGGATGCATATCACCATCGTTTTCCCGAGATGATTCGTGTCATTCACAAAGAAAACGGGGGACATGGATCCGCGATTGATGCTGGTCTGGCAGTGGCACAAGGGTTGTACTTCAAAGTTTTAGATAGCGACGATTGGTTAAATCAATCTGCACTCGAGAAAATATTAAACTATATCGAGCATAACCAGACTGTTGATTTAATAGTGGCAAACTATCGGTATGAAAAAAAAGGTGCCCGTCACAAAAAGATAATGCATTATCGCCGTTCTATTCCCCAAGAAACGATTGTTGGTTGGGATGCGATACACTTTCCGCTTGGTACCTACTTTATGATGCACTCCATGATTCATCGAACAGAGATTCTTCGCACAACAAAACTGGCGTTACCTGAACATACATTCTACGTTGATAATCTTTTTGTCTTTCGCTCGTTGATGCATGTTCAGACAATTGTATACTTCGATGAAATTCTTTATCACTATTTTATTGGAAGAGATGACCAATCCGTAAATGAACAAGTCATGATACGGCGCATTGATCAACAACTGCGAGTTAATCACCTCATGATTGCATACTATGTTGAAAATAGTCAGCGTGATTTCGCTGTAGATAATTATCTTTTCCACCACTTAGAAATTATCATGGCAATTTCATCAACAATGCTACGAATTGAAAACACACCAGAGAGTGAGCTGAAGCGTGCAGCACTTTGGCAGACAGTGCAAAAGAGCGACCCGCAATTGTATTCTCGTCTCACACATCGTTTGATGGGATGGAATCTTTCAAAAAAAGACGGCTTCAGTCGCCGTCTTGGAATTGTGGTCTATCGTATTACGCAGAAACTGTTTGGATTTAACTGATCGATTGTTTCGCAAAGAGTACTTTAAGCTTGAACCAACCGTCATCATCGTTGATGCTGAGGTTCCCATGATATTTCTCAACAATGTAAGACATGCTTTTAATACCGTATCCATGGTATTGCGTGTCTTTTTTTGTGGTTCGCGGAAAACCGTCTTCATATTCAAGCGTACCAGAATAGGGGTTTTCGAGGGATATAATTACAAAATCATCTTTTGCGAAAATGCGTAAATTAATGACGCGTTGGTTACCTTCAAGTTTGGACACAGATTCAAACGCGTTGTCCAGCGCGTTTCCGAGAATGCTGTAGATATCAAGTGCATCCATAAAGTTTAACTGATTTCCATCGGTCATACATGTGAATGAGATATTGTTCTGTAAACACATGAGGTTTTTCTGCGTGAGCACAGTGTCAAGAATTGGGTTTCCTGAAGCGATGGTTGCATCGTACTGTTTGATTAATTCCTCAATATCCGTTAGAACACGATTTTTAATCGTTGCATCAATGGGTTCCATGTTAAGTAGTTGGAGTTGATGTTTTAAATCATGTACTTTTTGATCGATCATACTGTTGTTTTGCCGATACTCATTGTATTGACGATATTGGTAGTAAAGCGCATTGTTAATGGCGCCTATTTCTTCTTGTAAGTTTGACTCCCGTCGTTGGCTCTCTTGAATGTAAAGAATCGCCAACCCTAGGACATCAATCATTGTCCGGAAAATGAAAACTGCAGATGTGTCACCCAGGGGATAGGCGGTGGTTGATAATAGAAATCCTAGGTTACTCATCATAAAGATGATGGTACATGTGAGTAGCGTTATCAGTAAACTTCGTGATTGAACGGACGTATAGTCTTGTTTTGATCGCAGTGTCACAAAAAAGTAGACGGCTGCAGACACAGTGTTAATGATGAATGCAGTGATGAGAATGAGCGGTGTAATCGTTTGGTGTGCAGATGCGAAGAAGTAAAGGCTCAAGAGCCATGCGAATGAAGCTGAGAATTCAGCAAAGATAAATGCTTTCATTGTGTTGTAAATAATTACCGTTCGATTGGCGCTGACACAAAAATTGATGGTCAGGTACATCCACAAAATATTTAGAATCATACCAAGAATCCAAAAAGACAGTGGCCATGATTCGACAGTATGTTGTAGTACGATTTGTCCCATTGCAAACCCTAAAAATTTCAAATGCCAATAGGGTTGCTTCTTTGTAAAACTTAAAATAATGATTAGGCATGCCATGGACTCAGCTAGGGCGGTCAAGAAACGTGGGATATTCATAAAAAGTTCCATTAGCGTCCTCCTAAGTGTTCGGTCAGTGCATTCATAAAGTCCTTCTTACGAGGTCGACTAATGCGTAGCGCATACTTACCTACAAACGCAGTATCATCTTTAATCGAGGATACATGGTTGAGATTCACAAGGTAATGATTGTTGCAGCGATAAAATGCATAGGGTGCAAGTTGTTCTTCGATGGCTTTGAGTGTCTCAATGGAGATAACGGATTTACCATCGGTATGGTAGTGAACATAATGCCCTTGGCTCTCAATGAAGTAGATATCATCAAGGCGCAGTTTCGTAATTTCATTTTTATATTTTACCGTTATTGTGGGTGCGTTGTCTGTTTGTGAATAGCGTTTTAAAAATTTATTAAAATGATTCTCAAACTTAAAAGGGTTGATTGGCTTAAGAATGAAGTCAAATGCTTCAACACTGTAACCTTCGACAGCATATTGAACAAAATTTGTGACAAATACAATCGGTGCATCAGATGGGAAACTCCGTATTGCTTGGGCGGTTTGCATGCCGTTAAGCTCTGGCATTTCAACGTCCAGATAAATGAGGTCAAAATTATTTTGGAATTGGTCAATAAAGGATTGTCCGTTGCTAAAGCAAGAAATTTCGATTTCGAGTGCTGCCTTTTGGCTTGCCTCTTGGATAACATCGTGAAGTTGTTGTTGCATTAATTCGTTGTCTTCGACGATTGCAATTTTCATGGTTCCACCACCTTGTGCCTTAATAGTAACTGAATCATGGCAATTAGGCAAAAATAAATTACAGATTATGTCACAATGTTGACAGGTTGTGTGATTCTGTTTGATTCCGCTTACAAGGCATTATAAACTAGACTTAGATAAGGCTAGGAGTTATGACGATGGATATCAAACAAACAATAAAAAAAATGACACTTTTACAAAAAGCATCCCTTATGTCAGGGCAAACCCAATTTGACTCAAGAGCAATTGCGAGTTTAGACATACCCAGCATAAGCTATGCTGATGGACCGCATGGCGTGCGTAAACAACTGGGTTCAGCAGACCACTTGGGACTGAATGAAAGTGCGAAAGCAACGTGCTTCCCTACGTCGGCGACAACTGCGAATTCGTGGGATGTTGCGCTTGGCGAACGCGTGGGTCGCGCTCTTGGCGAAGAATCACTGTATCATAATGTCGATGCACTACTTGGTCCCGGACTGAACATCAAACGCAATCCGAAATGTGGTCGCAACTTTGAGTATTTTAGTGAAGACCCCTATCTCTCAGGTAAGATGGCTGCCGCATATATTCGTGGTATCCAGGCAAATGGAACCATTGCAACACCGAAACATCTTGCCGTAAACAGCCAAGAGTACAAACGAATGACTTCAGATTCCATTGTTGATATGCGTACGTATCGTGAGATTTATACGACAGCATTCGAAATAGCTGTAAAAGAAGGTGGCGCAAAGTCAATCATGACATCTTATAATCTCATCAACGGCATTTATGCAAATGAATCAGAACAGTTGTTGCGGTCGATTCTCGTTGATGAATGGGGCTTTGAAGGATTTGTTGTCTCGGACTGGGGTGGGAGCAACGATCATGTATTGGGTGTAAAAAATGGAAGTCATGCTGAAATGCCGGGTACAGGAATCAATGGACCAATTGAACTTGTTGAAGCGGTCCAAGCAGGACATCTCAGAGAGGAAATTCTCGATCAAAGGGTTGAAGAGTTCCTGCGCATTGTTATGACTTCAAATGCAAACAAGCCCCAAAATGTAATTGATGAAAATGAACATCATGAGATTGCACGTGAAGCAGCATTAAAAAGTGCGGTCCTATTAAAAAACGAACACAATATCCTGCCTTTAAGCGCAAACACAAAGGTTGCGATTGTAGGTGACTTTGCATATACACCACGATATCAAGGTGCGGGCTCATCGGTTATTAACCCAACCCAGCTTGAATCAATCCAATCAGTTTATAAAAACTATCCCATCAATGTTGTGGGAATGGCACAAGGCTTCGAACGCTGTAAGCCTTTGGACGTAAAGACTCTACCGACGACCAATGCAGCAATCAAAGATGCAGATGTTGTAATCCTGTTTCTTGGTCTTGACGAAATCAGTGAAAGTGAGGGGATGGATCGCGCATCCATTCAATTACCACAGGCACAACGCGAACTGCTCAAATATGTTAAGGATCAGAAAAAACAAACAATTGTCGTTTTGTCCTCAGGATCGGTTGTTGATATGTCATGGGATGTGAATGCGGATGCAATCCTTCACAGTTATCTATCGGGCCAAGCAGGTGCTGGTGCAACTTTGGAATTATTAACAGGGGCAGTGAGCCCAAGTGGAAAACTTGCAGAAAGCTATCCTGTAAGTTATGACGATGTTCCTTTTGGAGAAGATTTTCCAGCAATGGGAACGTATGCGTACCATCGTGAAGGTATTTTTGTTGGCTATCGTTATTATGAAACACAAAATGTAGCGGTCAAGTATCCCTTTGGATTCGGTTTGAGTTATACACAATTTGAATACAGCAATATCAAAGTAGAATCCAATAATGTATCAGTTGATGTTCGCAATACAGGATCTGTCTTAGGTTCAGAAATCGTACAAATGTATGTGGGTAAAAAAGATTCATTGATTCCACGTCCTGCTAAGGAATTAAAAGCATTTGCGAAAATTACATTGGAACCCAGTGAAACACAAACTGTATTATTAAATTTTGATGACAAATCATTCCGTCATTACAGTGGTATTAACATGCGTTGGGAAGTTGAAGGCGGTGTGTATCAAATTATGGTGGGCCGTGATGTACAGTCCATTGAAGGGTGTGTTGACGTTACGGTCGAACCCACAAATTTCAATGCGGATACATTAGATCCATTTTATCCAGAATATTTCCTTGGAAATGTTCGTGCAAGTTCTATGAAAGATTTTGGTCGTCTGCTTGGCTACGATGCGCCTCGAGAATCGGGGAAAAGAAATGTTATCGAGAAGAACAGTACAATTATGGACCTTAATGATGCAAAGAATCCCCTTGCGCGATTCGTAAGTTACTGCTTTAGAAAACTCATTACACGCAATGAACGCAAAGAAAAACCAGACCTGAATCTTCTGTTTATGTTCAATATGCCGTTTAGAGCGATTGGAAAAATGACGAATGGTCTGGTGGATAATGCCATGATTGATGGATTACTCACAATTTGCAATGGGCATTTCTTCAAAGGTTCGTCTCAATTCATAAAGGCCTGGAATGCGAATCGAAAACGTCGTAAAGATCCGCAATGG
The window above is part of the Erysipelothrix sp. HDW6C genome. Proteins encoded here:
- a CDS encoding glycosyltransferase family 2 protein codes for the protein MKLLSIVVPCYNSQEYMSVSIDSLLMGDDRIEIIIVNDGSTDDTARIADAYHHRFPEMIRVIHKENGGHGSAIDAGLAVAQGLYFKVLDSDDWLNQSALEKILNYIEHNQTVDLIVANYRYEKKGARHKKIMHYRRSIPQETIVGWDAIHFPLGTYFMMHSMIHRTEILRTTKLALPEHTFYVDNLFVFRSLMHVQTIVYFDEILYHYFIGRDDQSVNEQVMIRRIDQQLRVNHLMIAYYVENSQRDFAVDNYLFHHLEIIMAISSTMLRIENTPESELKRAALWQTVQKSDPQLYSRLTHRLMGWNLSKKDGFSRRLGIVVYRITQKLFGFN
- a CDS encoding LytTR family DNA-binding domain-containing protein, whose translation is MKIAIVEDNELMQQQLHDVIQEASQKAALEIEISCFSNGQSFIDQFQNNFDLIYLDVEMPELNGMQTAQAIRSFPSDAPIVFVTNFVQYAVEGYSVEAFDFILKPINPFKFENHFNKFLKRYSQTDNAPTITVKYKNEITKLRLDDIYFIESQGHYVHYHTDGKSVISIETLKAIEEQLAPYAFYRCNNHYLVNLNHVSSIKDDTAFVGKYALRISRPRKKDFMNALTEHLGGR
- a CDS encoding glycoside hydrolase family 3 C-terminal domain-containing protein codes for the protein MDIKQTIKKMTLLQKASLMSGQTQFDSRAIASLDIPSISYADGPHGVRKQLGSADHLGLNESAKATCFPTSATTANSWDVALGERVGRALGEESLYHNVDALLGPGLNIKRNPKCGRNFEYFSEDPYLSGKMAAAYIRGIQANGTIATPKHLAVNSQEYKRMTSDSIVDMRTYREIYTTAFEIAVKEGGAKSIMTSYNLINGIYANESEQLLRSILVDEWGFEGFVVSDWGGSNDHVLGVKNGSHAEMPGTGINGPIELVEAVQAGHLREEILDQRVEEFLRIVMTSNANKPQNVIDENEHHEIAREAALKSAVLLKNEHNILPLSANTKVAIVGDFAYTPRYQGAGSSVINPTQLESIQSVYKNYPINVVGMAQGFERCKPLDVKTLPTTNAAIKDADVVILFLGLDEISESEGMDRASIQLPQAQRELLKYVKDQKKQTIVVLSSGSVVDMSWDVNADAILHSYLSGQAGAGATLELLTGAVSPSGKLAESYPVSYDDVPFGEDFPAMGTYAYHREGIFVGYRYYETQNVAVKYPFGFGLSYTQFEYSNIKVESNNVSVDVRNTGSVLGSEIVQMYVGKKDSLIPRPAKELKAFAKITLEPSETQTVLLNFDDKSFRHYSGINMRWEVEGGVYQIMVGRDVQSIEGCVDVTVEPTNFNADTLDPFYPEYFLGNVRASSMKDFGRLLGYDAPRESGKRNVIEKNSTIMDLNDAKNPLARFVSYCFRKLITRNERKEKPDLNLLFMFNMPFRAIGKMTNGLVDNAMIDGLLTICNGHFFKGSSQFIKAWNANRKRRKDPQWEIH
- a CDS encoding sensor histidine kinase, which codes for MELFMNIPRFLTALAESMACLIIILSFTKKQPYWHLKFLGFAMGQIVLQHTVESWPLSFWILGMILNILWMYLTINFCVSANRTVIIYNTMKAFIFAEFSASFAWLLSLYFFASAHQTITPLILITAFIINTVSAAVYFFVTLRSKQDYTSVQSRSLLITLLTCTIIFMMSNLGFLLSTTAYPLGDTSAVFIFRTMIDVLGLAILYIQESQRRESNLQEEIGAINNALYYQYRQYNEYRQNNSMIDQKVHDLKHQLQLLNMEPIDATIKNRVLTDIEELIKQYDATIASGNPILDTVLTQKNLMCLQNNISFTCMTDGNQLNFMDALDIYSILGNALDNAFESVSKLEGNQRVINLRIFAKDDFVIISLENPYSGTLEYEDGFPRTTKKDTQYHGYGIKSMSYIVEKYHGNLSINDDDGWFKLKVLFAKQSIS
- the glf gene encoding UDP-galactopyranose mutase yields the protein MKYDYLVVGAGPFGSIFAYEATKRGKRVLVIDKREHVGGNLYCKPIAGINVHWYGAHIFHTSNKSVWDYVNQFATFNHFTNAPLANYKGTLLNLPFNMNTFNRLWGVNTPEQAKQIIAEQRKNYGVSNPKNLEEQAINLVGLDIYEKLIKGYTEKQWGRPCTELPAFIIKRLPVRYTFDNNYFTDIYQGIPVGGYNVLFDKWLKDIDVTLNADYFENRTMYEGMAEKIIFTGMIDQYYDYEFGELEYRSLRFEHELLESDNYQGNAVINYTDRETEFTRIIEHKHFEFGQAPKTVITREYPQDYTKDVEPYYPINDALNNEIYEKYRQKAEKEAHVIFGGRLGQYRYFDMHHIIENVLKLVDTEFDNQ